A single region of the Salvia splendens isolate huo1 chromosome 18, SspV2, whole genome shotgun sequence genome encodes:
- the LOC121776380 gene encoding pentatricopeptide repeat-containing protein At5g46100-like, protein MVKWPKQITPSLVERLMQAEKDLDRAISVFESATAEYSNGFRHDQTTFGLMIRRLLSANKFHHAEEMLARMKLENCNANEDIFLSICRAYGRVHKPLEVVRIFRKMKDFECEPTARSYITVFTILVDESHLKMAFTFYRYMRKQGIPASVPSLNVLIKALCKSSGTMDSAFKIFKEMPKRGHTPDSYTYGTLINGLCRGGRILEAKELLIDMEANACAPSVFTYSCMIHGLCQSNKLSDAMELFKEMKRKGVDPNVYTYSSLIDGLCKNGHSLQAIELMERMARKGLVPNSITYSSLINGLSKEGKIQEMVQILDRMKLQDLKPDAGLYSKVINGFCEVGKFHEAANFLDEMSLSGITPNRVTWGLHVRIHNRVVQGLCSLSSHSQAFPLYRSLRSRGISVEARTFESLIQFCCKKGDLHEAARVLEEMVVDGCIPGEEIWNEVLVGFWDRRKVREASELLKAKLIDELETGLNNAI, encoded by the coding sequence ATGGTGAAGTGGCCGAAGCAAATCACGCCGTCTCTCGTCGAGCGGCTGATGCAAGCAGAGAAAGACTTGGACAGAGCAATCTCCGTCTTCGAATCAGCCACCGCGGAATATTCCAACGGCTTCCGCCACGACCAAACCACATTCGGCCTCATGATCCGGCGACTCCTCTCCGCCAACAAGTTCCATCACGCCGAGGAAATGCTCGCCCGAATGAAGCTAGAGAATTGCAATGCAAACGAAGATATATTCCTCTCCATCTGCAGGGCATACGGCAGAGTTCACAAGCCCCTCGAAGTCGTTAGGATTTTCAGAAAGATGAAGGACTTCGAATGCGAACCGACCGCGAGATCTTACATTACAGTCTTCACCATTCTGGTCGACGAAAGCCACTTGAAAATGGCGTTCACGTTTTACCGTTACATGAGGAAGCAGGGGATTCCGGCAAGCGTCCCCTCGCTTAATGTTCTGATCAAGGCACTCTGCAAGAGCAGTGGAACTATGGATTCAGCTTTCAAGATCTTCAAGGAGATGCCTAAGCGAGGCCACACTCCCGATTCGTACACTTATGGAACCTTGATCAACGGGCTGTGTAGAGGCGGCAGGATTCTCGAGGCGAAGGAGCTTCTCATCGACATGGAGGCGAACGCGTGTGCACCCTCGGTCTTCACCTACAGCTGTATGATACACGGCTTGTGCCAGTCGAACAAGCTCTCTGATGCAATGGAGCTCTTCAAGGAGATGAAGAGGAAAGGTGTGGACCCGAATGTGTACACTTACAGCTCTCTGATCGACGGCCTTTGCAAGAATGGGCATTCGTTGCAGGCCATCGAGCTAATGGAGAGGATGGCGCGAAAGGGCTTAGTTCCAAACTCCATCACTTACAGTTCCTTGATAAATGGGCTCTCCAAGGAGGGTAAAATCCAAGAAATGGTTCAGATTCTTGATAGAATGAAGCTTCAAGACTTGAAGCCTGATGCAGGATTGTATTCGAAAGTGATCAATGGCTTCTGTGAGGTGGGGAAGTTCCACGAAGCTGCTAATTTCCTCGATGAGATGTCTCTTTCTGGGATAACTCCAAATCGAGTAACTTGGGGCCTTCATGTTCGAATTCACAATAGAGTGGTGCAAGGTCTTTGTAGTTTGAGTAGCCATAGCCAAGCTTTTCCTCTCTACCGGAGCTTGCGTAGTAGAGGCATATCGGTTGAGGCAAGAACCTTTGAGTCTCTTATACAGTTCTGCTGCAAGAAAGGAGATTTGCACGAGGCTGCTCGGGTTCTGGAGGAGATGGTTGTAGATGGATGCATTCCTGGTGAGGAAATATGGAATGAAGTGTTGGTTGGGTTCTGGGATAGAAGGAAAGTTCGTGAAGCTTCAGAGTTGCTGAAGGCTAAGCTGATCGATGAGTTGGAGACGGGCCTCAACAATGCTATCTGA